A region from the Streptomyces sp. 3214.6 genome encodes:
- the trmD gene encoding tRNA (guanosine(37)-N1)-methyltransferase TrmD: MRLDVVTIFPEYLDPLNVSLVGKARARGQLDVQVHDLREWAYDRHNTVDDTPYGGGPGMVMKTEPWGDALDSVLADGYERGSRAPAIVVPTPSGRPFTQELAVELSERPWLIFTPARYEGIDRRVIDEYATRIPVYEVSIGDYVLAGGEAAVLVVTEAVARLLPGVLGNAESHRDDSFAPGAMANLLEGPVYTKPPAWRGRDIPDVLLSGHHGKIARWRRDEALRRTTANRPDLIERCDPKTFDKKDREMLSILGWAPDPQGEPYGRFWRRTEGVEE; this comes from the coding sequence ATGCGCCTCGACGTCGTCACGATCTTCCCCGAGTACCTCGACCCGCTGAACGTCTCACTCGTAGGCAAGGCACGCGCGCGTGGGCAGCTCGACGTCCAGGTGCACGACCTGCGGGAGTGGGCCTACGACCGGCACAACACGGTCGACGACACGCCCTACGGCGGCGGACCCGGCATGGTCATGAAGACCGAGCCCTGGGGCGACGCCCTCGACTCCGTCCTCGCCGACGGCTATGAGCGAGGCTCGCGCGCACCCGCGATCGTCGTTCCGACGCCCAGCGGCCGCCCCTTCACCCAGGAACTGGCCGTCGAACTCTCCGAGCGCCCCTGGCTGATCTTCACGCCGGCCCGCTACGAGGGCATCGACCGGCGGGTCATCGACGAGTACGCCACCCGGATCCCCGTCTACGAGGTCTCCATCGGCGACTACGTCCTGGCCGGCGGCGAGGCCGCCGTCCTGGTCGTCACCGAGGCCGTGGCACGCCTGCTGCCCGGGGTGCTCGGCAACGCCGAGTCCCACCGCGACGACTCCTTCGCCCCCGGCGCCATGGCCAACCTCCTGGAAGGCCCCGTCTACACCAAGCCGCCCGCCTGGCGCGGCCGGGACATCCCCGACGTGCTGCTCAGCGGCCACCACGGGAAGATCGCCCGCTGGCGGCGCGACGAGGCGCTGCGCCGTACGACGGCCAACCGGCCCGACCTGATCGAGCGCTGCGACCCGAAGACCTTCGACAAGAAGGACCGCGAGATGCTCTCCATCCTGGGCTGGGCGCCCGACCCGCAGGGCGAGCCGTACGGTCGATTTTGGCGCAGGACCGAGGGCGTGGAAGAATAG
- the rimM gene encoding ribosome maturation factor RimM (Essential for efficient processing of 16S rRNA), producing the protein MQLVVARIGRAHGIKGEVTVEVRTDEPELRLAPGAVLSTDPASTGPLTIETGRVHSGRLLLRFEGVRDRNAAEALRNTLLIAEVDPAELPEEEDEYYDHQLMDLDVVTTDGVEVGRITEISHLPSQDLFIVERPDGSEVMIPFVESIVTEIDLEEQRAIIDPPPGLIDDRAEIASARDEAEGEDAS; encoded by the coding sequence GTGCAGCTCGTAGTCGCACGGATCGGCCGCGCCCACGGCATCAAGGGCGAGGTCACCGTCGAGGTACGCACCGACGAGCCGGAGCTGCGGCTCGCGCCCGGCGCCGTCCTGTCCACGGACCCGGCCTCGACCGGCCCGCTGACCATCGAGACGGGCCGCGTCCACAGCGGCCGTCTCCTCCTGCGCTTCGAGGGCGTGCGCGACCGCAACGCCGCCGAAGCCCTGCGCAACACCCTCCTGATCGCCGAGGTCGACCCGGCCGAGCTGCCCGAGGAGGAGGACGAGTACTACGACCACCAGCTGATGGACCTGGACGTGGTCACCACCGACGGCGTCGAGGTCGGCCGGATCACCGAGATCTCGCACCTGCCCTCCCAGGACCTGTTCATCGTCGAGCGGCCCGACGGCAGCGAGGTGATGATCCCGTTCGTCGAGTCGATCGTCACCGAGATCGACCTCGAGGAGCAGCGGGCGATCATCGACCCGCCGCCCGGGCTCATCGACGACCGCGCGGAGATCGCGTCCGCACGGGACGAGGCCGAGGGCGAGGACGCGTCGTAA
- a CDS encoding RNA-binding protein, which translates to MLEEALEHLVKGIVDNPDDVQVASRNLRRGRVLEVRVHPDDLGKVIGRNGRTARALRTVVGAIGGRGVRVDLVDVDHVR; encoded by the coding sequence ATGCTCGAAGAGGCGCTTGAGCACCTCGTGAAGGGCATCGTCGACAACCCCGACGATGTGCAGGTCGCCTCGCGCAACCTGCGCCGTGGGCGCGTGCTCGAGGTCCGGGTCCACCCGGACGACCTCGGCAAGGTCATCGGCCGCAACGGCCGCACCGCACGCGCTCTGCGCACCGTCGTGGGCGCCATCGGCGGCCGGGGCGTCCGCGTCGACCTCGTCGACGTGGATCACGTCCGCTGA
- the rpsP gene encoding 30S ribosomal protein S16 yields the protein MAVKIKLKRLGKIRSPHYRIVVADSRTRRDGRAIEEIGKYQPTYHPSIIEVDADRVAYWLGVGAQPTEPVLAILKKTGDWQKFKGEPAPAPLLVAEPKKARPSFEALGGDDSGKGEAITQKKKAEKKDEAAAESSEPTEA from the coding sequence GTGGCAGTCAAGATCAAGCTGAAGCGTCTGGGCAAGATCCGTTCGCCTCACTACCGCATCGTCGTCGCCGACAGCCGTACCCGTCGTGACGGCCGTGCGATCGAGGAGATCGGCAAGTACCAGCCGACGTACCACCCGTCGATCATCGAGGTCGACGCCGACCGTGTCGCGTACTGGCTGGGTGTCGGCGCGCAGCCGACCGAGCCGGTTCTCGCCATCCTGAAGAAGACCGGCGACTGGCAGAAGTTCAAGGGCGAGCCCGCCCCGGCGCCGCTGCTCGTCGCCGAGCCGAAGAAGGCTCGCCCGTCGTTCGAGGCCCTCGGTGGCGACGACTCGGGCAAGGGTGAGGCCATCACCCAGAAGAAGAAGGCTGAGAAGAAGGACGAGGCCGCGGCCGAGTCCTCTGAGCCGACCGAGGCCTGA
- the proS gene encoding proline--tRNA ligase: protein MAKAPVLTPRADDFPRWYQDLITKAELADNGPVRGTMVIRPYGYGLWERMQAEMDARIKETGTENAYFPLLIPQSYLTREADHVEGFAPELAVVTHGGGKELEEPAVVRPTSETIVNEYFSKWVQSYRDLPLLINQWANVVRWELRPRLFLRTSEFLWQEGHTAHATYEDARDFAAHIHREVYGDFLENVLAIDAVAGRKTVKERFAGAINTLTLESMMGDGKALQMVTSHELGQNFAKAFNTRYLSKDGAQELVWQTSWGSTTRMIGALVMTHGDDDGLRVPPRLAHVQVVVLAIKGDEAVLAKVRELGDRLKAAGVRVRVDDRTDVPFGRRAVDWELKGVPVRIEIGPRDLENGTAMLARRIPGGKEPVAIDKLVGLLPGILEEDQALLLTQSRERRESRTTDVSTIPEAAEAAVAGGWARIPWVTLGEEGEAALAEQSLTVRCLVAEDGSVPDDGDAPGNVAIVARAY from the coding sequence ATGGCAAAGGCACCCGTTCTCACCCCGCGGGCGGACGACTTCCCCCGCTGGTACCAGGATCTGATCACCAAGGCGGAACTGGCCGACAACGGCCCGGTGCGCGGCACCATGGTGATCCGACCGTACGGGTACGGGCTGTGGGAGCGGATGCAGGCGGAGATGGACGCCCGCATCAAGGAGACCGGCACCGAGAACGCCTACTTCCCGCTGCTGATCCCGCAGTCGTACCTGACGCGGGAAGCGGACCATGTCGAGGGTTTCGCGCCCGAACTGGCCGTGGTCACGCACGGCGGCGGCAAGGAGCTGGAGGAACCGGCGGTCGTCCGGCCCACTTCCGAGACCATCGTCAACGAGTACTTCTCCAAGTGGGTGCAGAGCTACCGCGACCTGCCCCTGCTGATCAACCAGTGGGCCAACGTGGTCCGTTGGGAGCTGCGGCCCCGTCTCTTCCTGCGGACGTCCGAGTTCCTGTGGCAGGAGGGGCACACGGCCCACGCCACCTACGAGGACGCCCGCGACTTCGCCGCGCACATCCACCGCGAGGTCTACGGCGACTTCCTGGAGAACGTCCTCGCGATCGACGCGGTCGCCGGCCGCAAGACGGTCAAGGAGCGCTTCGCGGGCGCCATCAACACGCTCACCCTCGAGAGCATGATGGGCGACGGCAAGGCCCTGCAGATGGTCACCAGTCATGAGCTGGGCCAGAACTTCGCCAAGGCCTTCAACACCCGCTACCTGTCGAAGGACGGCGCCCAGGAACTGGTCTGGCAGACCTCGTGGGGCTCCACGACCCGCATGATCGGCGCCCTGGTGATGACCCACGGCGACGACGACGGGCTGCGGGTGCCGCCGCGGCTGGCGCACGTCCAGGTCGTCGTCCTGGCGATCAAGGGCGACGAGGCGGTTCTGGCCAAGGTCCGCGAGCTGGGCGACCGGCTGAAGGCGGCGGGCGTCCGCGTCCGGGTCGACGACCGCACCGACGTTCCCTTCGGGCGGCGCGCGGTCGACTGGGAGCTCAAGGGCGTGCCGGTCCGCATCGAGATCGGCCCCCGCGACCTGGAGAACGGCACGGCGATGCTGGCCCGCCGCATTCCGGGAGGCAAGGAGCCGGTGGCGATCGACAAGCTGGTGGGCCTGCTGCCGGGCATCCTCGAAGAGGACCAGGCGCTGCTGCTGACGCAGTCCCGCGAGCGCCGCGAGTCCCGGACGACGGACGTGTCGACGATTCCCGAGGCGGCGGAGGCGGCCGTCGCCGGCGGCTGGGCGCGCATCCCGTGGGTGACCCTCGGCGAGGAGGGCGAGGCCGCACTGGCCGAGCAGTCCCTGACCGTACGGTGTCTGGTCGCCGAGGACGGGTCGGTGCCGGACGACGGGGACGCTCCCGGTAACGTCGCGATCGTCGCGCGCGCTTACTGA
- a CDS encoding SAM-dependent methyltransferase — MTPVLVRQPLPHAGPTSRADLGARARDWSEIQERMLVPLYEAVYERLDVGVGTRLLALGCGSGLALLMAASRGAAALTGVETSSPERLTLARRRLLPGEPERSARAREDTEGGRDGGNHDRIRLTDRSPKDAAGLEAAGYTLVTAFEPIGCLAGDADGLAGLLAASTPLAARGAPVVLVGWGPPERCATSAVLRVAAKLADPLRGGAVRLRPALRDDLEEVAQRAGLKPDGSGRVACPFGYADVASALKGLLSTGLFDAAVTATDQAQVDKELAEALHPYRRPDGTVWMPNVFRYLIARTP; from the coding sequence ATGACACCTGTGCTCGTGCGGCAGCCACTGCCTCACGCGGGGCCGACGTCCCGCGCGGACCTGGGCGCACGCGCGCGTGACTGGTCGGAGATCCAGGAGCGGATGCTGGTCCCGCTCTACGAGGCCGTCTACGAACGGCTCGACGTAGGGGTCGGCACCCGGCTCCTCGCTCTCGGCTGCGGCTCCGGGCTCGCCCTGCTGATGGCGGCCTCGAGAGGGGCGGCCGCGCTCACAGGGGTCGAGACCTCCTCCCCCGAACGGCTGACGCTCGCCCGCCGGCGACTGCTGCCGGGGGAACCGGAGCGCTCCGCACGCGCGCGTGAAGACACCGAAGGCGGCCGGGACGGCGGGAACCATGACCGCATCCGGCTCACCGACCGGTCGCCCAAGGACGCGGCCGGCCTGGAGGCAGCCGGGTACACCCTGGTGACCGCCTTCGAGCCGATCGGATGCCTCGCGGGCGACGCGGACGGCCTCGCCGGCCTGCTCGCGGCCTCGACGCCGCTCGCCGCGCGCGGGGCGCCCGTGGTGCTGGTCGGCTGGGGTCCGCCGGAACGCTGCGCCACGTCCGCGGTGCTGCGGGTCGCGGCGAAGCTGGCCGATCCGCTGCGCGGCGGCGCGGTCCGGCTGCGTCCGGCGCTGCGCGACGACCTGGAGGAGGTCGCCCAGCGGGCCGGGCTGAAGCCGGACGGTTCGGGGCGGGTGGCCTGCCCCTTCGGGTACGCCGACGTGGCGAGCGCCCTCAAGGGTCTGCTGTCCACGGGCCTGTTCGACGCGGCGGTCACGGCGACGGACCAGGCGCAGGTCGACAAGGAACTGGCGGAGGCGCTGCACCCCTATCGGCGGCCGGACGGCACGGTGTGGATGCCGAACGTCTTCCGGTACCTGATCGCGCGCACCCCCTGA
- the ffh gene encoding signal recognition particle protein has product MFDTLSDRLSATFKNLRGKGRLSEADIDATAREIRIALLEADVALPVVRTFIKNVKERALGSDVSRALNPAQQVLKIVNEELVTILGGETRRLRFAKQPPTVIMLAGLQGAGKTTLAGKLGRWLKEQGHSPLLVAADLQRPNAVNQLSVVAERAGVAVYAPQPGNGVGDPVQVAKDSIEFAKSKVHDIVIVDTAGRLGIDAELMQQAADIRDAVSPDEILFVVDAMIGQDAVNTAEAFRDGVGFDGVVLSKLDGDARGGAALSIASVTGKPIMFASNGEKLDDFDAFHPDRMASRILDMGDLLTLIEQAEKTFSQEEAEKMASKLASKKGQDFTLDDFLAQMEQVRKMGSISKLLGMLPGMGQIKDQINNLDERDVDRTAAIIKSMTPGERQDPTIINGSRRARIAKGSGVEVSAVKGLVERFFEARKMMSRMAQGGGMPGMPGMPGMGGGPGRQKKQPKQAKGKQRSGNPMKRKQQELEAAQRREAQAQGGNALGLPQQGAQDFELPDEFKKFMG; this is encoded by the coding sequence GTGTTCGATACCCTCTCCGACCGCCTCAGCGCGACTTTCAAGAATCTCCGCGGCAAGGGCAGGCTGTCCGAGGCGGACATCGACGCCACGGCGCGCGAGATCCGCATCGCCCTCCTCGAAGCCGACGTGGCCCTGCCGGTCGTCCGCACGTTCATCAAGAACGTCAAGGAGCGTGCCCTCGGCTCCGACGTCTCCAGGGCGCTGAACCCCGCCCAGCAGGTCCTGAAAATCGTCAACGAGGAACTCGTCACGATCCTCGGTGGCGAGACACGGCGCCTGCGCTTCGCCAAGCAGCCGCCGACCGTGATCATGCTCGCGGGTCTGCAGGGCGCCGGTAAGACCACCCTCGCGGGCAAGCTCGGCCGCTGGCTGAAGGAACAGGGCCACTCGCCGCTCCTGGTCGCCGCCGACCTCCAGCGCCCCAACGCCGTCAACCAGCTCAGCGTCGTCGCCGAGCGCGCCGGGGTGGCCGTCTACGCCCCGCAGCCCGGCAACGGCGTCGGCGACCCGGTCCAGGTCGCCAAGGACTCCATCGAGTTCGCGAAGTCCAAGGTCCACGACATCGTGATCGTGGACACCGCCGGCCGCCTCGGCATCGACGCCGAGCTGATGCAGCAGGCCGCGGACATCCGCGACGCCGTCTCGCCCGACGAGATCCTCTTCGTCGTCGACGCGATGATCGGTCAGGACGCCGTGAACACGGCCGAGGCCTTCCGCGACGGCGTCGGCTTCGACGGTGTCGTGCTGTCGAAGCTCGACGGTGACGCCCGTGGTGGCGCCGCCCTGTCGATCGCCTCCGTGACCGGCAAGCCGATCATGTTCGCCTCGAACGGCGAGAAGCTCGACGACTTCGACGCCTTCCACCCCGACCGGATGGCCTCCCGCATCCTCGACATGGGTGACCTGCTCACCCTGATCGAGCAGGCGGAGAAGACGTTCAGTCAGGAAGAGGCCGAGAAGATGGCCTCCAAGCTGGCGTCCAAGAAGGGCCAGGACTTCACCCTGGACGACTTCCTGGCCCAGATGGAGCAGGTCAGGAAGATGGGCAGCATCTCCAAGCTGCTCGGCATGCTGCCCGGCATGGGGCAGATCAAGGACCAGATCAACAACCTCGATGAGCGGGACGTCGACCGCACGGCCGCGATCATCAAGTCGATGACCCCGGGCGAGCGCCAGGACCCGACGATCATCAACGGCTCGCGCCGGGCCCGTATCGCCAAGGGTTCCGGTGTCGAGGTCAGCGCGGTGAAGGGCTTGGTCGAGCGGTTCTTCGAGGCCCGCAAGATGATGTCCCGGATGGCCCAGGGCGGCGGCATGCCGGGCATGCCGGGGATGCCGGGCATGGGCGGCGGCCCCGGCCGGCAGAAGAAGCAGCCCAAGCAGGCCAAGGGCAAGCAGCGCTCCGGCAACCCGATGAAGCGCAAGCAGCAGGAGCTGGAGGCGGCTCAGCGCCGCGAGGCCCAGGCCCAGGGCGGCAACGCGCTCGGGCTGCCGCAGCAGGGCGCCCAGGACTTCGAGCTGCCGGACGAGTTCAAGAAGTTCATGGGCTGA